The region GCGTGCAGCGCCTCGCGCTCGCCGGGCGGGGCCGCGGCCAGCTTCTTGCGGTGCAGGATGCCGACGGCCGCGGACGCGCCCATGACGGCGACCTCGGCGCCGGGCCACGCGAACACCTTGGTCGCGCCGAGCGCGCGCGAGTTCATGGCGATGTAGGCGCCGCCGTAGGTCTTGCGCGTGACGAGCGTGACCCGCGGGACGACGGACTCGCCGAACGCGTGCAGCAGCTTGGCGCCGCGGCGCACGATGCCGTCCCACTCCTGGCCGACGCCGGGCAGGTAACCGGGGACGTCGACCAGCACGAGCAAGGGCACGCCGAACGCGTCGCACATCCGCACGAAGCGCGCGGCCTTCTCCGCCGACGGCGAGTCGAGGCAGCCGCCGAGGCGCAGCGGGTTGTTGGCGATGACGCCGATCGTGCGGCCGGTGAGCCGGCCGAACCCGGTGACGATGTTGGGGGCCCACTTGGCGTGCAGCTCGAGGAACCCGCCCTCGTCGAGCATGGACACGACGAGCGGGTGGACGTCGTAGGCGCGCTTCGGGTTCTCCGGCAGCAGCGCGCTGAGGTCGGTGCCCGGCCCGACCTGCGCGACGTCGAAGGAGCCCTGCCGGGCGAGCAGTGAGGTCACCGACTGGGCGGCCGCGATCGCCGCGTCCTCGTCGTCGGTGACGACGTGGACGACGCCGCTGCGCCGGCCGTGGGTGTCCGGGCCGCCGAGGGACTCCATGTCGACGTTCTCGCCCGTCACCGAGCGGACGACGTCCGGACCGGTGACGAAGACGCGGCCGCCCGTGGACATGATGACGACGTCGGTGAGTGCCGGGCCGTACGCGGCGCCGCCGGCGGCCGGGCCGAGGACGACGGAGATCTGCGGCACGCGGCCGGACGCGCGGATCATCGCCTGGAAGACGAGCCCGACGGCGTGCAGGGCCTCGACGCCCTCGGCGAGACGCGCACCGCCGGAGTGCCAGAGCCCGATCACCGGGACGCGTTCGCGCACCGCGATGTCGATGGTGTCGACGATGTGCCGACACCCGGCCGAGCCCATCGCGCCGCCCATGACGGTGGCGTCGGTGCAGAACGCCGTGGCGGGCGAGCCGTTGACGCGGCCGCGCGCGGCGACGACACCGCTGTCGTCACGGGGACGCAGCAGCTCGACGGTGCCGGCGTCGAAGAGCTTCTCCAGGCGCAGGACCGGGTCGCGGGGATCGATCTCGGGCGGGCTCGCGAGCGCGGTCATGGTGCTACGCCTTTCGGAACAGGAGTGAGACGTTGTGGCCGCCGAAGCCGAACGAGTCGTTGAGGGCGGCCGGCACAGGCATCTCGCGTGCCTTGTCGGGGACGTCGACGCGCAGGCCGTCGTCGGGGTCGTCGAGGTTGATCGTCGGGGGGACGAGGTCGTTGTTGACCGCCAGGACGGTGGCGATGGCCTCGATCGCGCCCGCGGCGCCGAGCAGGTGCCCGGTCATGGACTTCGTGGCCGTCACGACGGCCGAATCCC is a window of Jatrophihabitans endophyticus DNA encoding:
- a CDS encoding acyl-CoA carboxylase subunit beta, with protein sequence MTALASPPEIDPRDPVLRLEKLFDAGTVELLRPRDDSGVVAARGRVNGSPATAFCTDATVMGGAMGSAGCRHIVDTIDIAVRERVPVIGLWHSGGARLAEGVEALHAVGLVFQAMIRASGRVPQISVVLGPAAGGAAYGPALTDVVIMSTGGRVFVTGPDVVRSVTGENVDMESLGGPDTHGRRSGVVHVVTDDEDAAIAAAQSVTSLLARQGSFDVAQVGPGTDLSALLPENPKRAYDVHPLVVSMLDEGGFLELHAKWAPNIVTGFGRLTGRTIGVIANNPLRLGGCLDSPSAEKAARFVRMCDAFGVPLLVLVDVPGYLPGVGQEWDGIVRRGAKLLHAFGESVVPRVTLVTRKTYGGAYIAMNSRALGATKVFAWPGAEVAVMGASAAVGILHRKKLAAAPPGEREALHAQLAAEHEKIAGGVARAMELGTVDEIIDPVTTRAALAEALAAAPSGRGAHGNIPL